In one Myotis daubentonii chromosome 1, mMyoDau2.1, whole genome shotgun sequence genomic region, the following are encoded:
- the LOC132226683 gene encoding olfactory receptor 4F3/4F16/4F29-like: protein MDGGNYSVVSEFLLLGLTSSWEIQILLFLLFTIFYIASMLGNLLIVLTIISDHHLHSPMYFLLANLSLIDTGVSSIATPKMVYDIFRKHKVISLKGCITQMFFIHTVGGAEMVLLIVMAYDRYIAICKPLHYLTIMSLRMCISLLAVAWTIGLIHSVAQLAFVVNLPFCGPNEMDSFYCDFPRFIKLACTDTYRLEFLVTANSGFISMGTFFILVISYIFILVTVRKHTSGGSSKALSTLSAHITVVVFFFGPCIIVYVWPFPTLPIDKFLAIFDALITPFMNPIIYTFRNKEMKVAMRRLFGKVLSFRKCSFMHNSRNSDSS from the coding sequence ATGGATGGAGGAAATTACTCGGTGGTGTCTGAATTTTTGTTGCTGGGACTCACCAGTTCCTGGGAGATTCAGAttcttctttttctgcttttcaCAATATTTTATATAGCAAGTATGCTAGGAAACCTTCTCATTGTGCTGACAATTATCTCAGACCATCACTTACATTCCCCCATGTACTTTTTGCTGGCAAATCTCTCCCTTATCGACACAGGTGTTTCTAGCATTGCAACCCCAAAGATGGTTTATGACATTTTCAGAAAACATAAAGTCATCTCTTTGAAAGGGTGCATTACTCAGATGTTCTTTATTCACACTGTTGGGGGTGCAGAGATGGTGCTGCTTATAGTCATGGCCTATGACCGATACATTGCTATCTGTAAACCCCTCCACTACCTGACCATCATGAGCCTAagaatgtgcatttctctttTGGCTGTTGCTTGGACCATTGGACTCATCCACTCTGTGGCTCAACTGGCTTTTGTTGTAAACTTACCCTTTTGTGGTCCCAACGAAATGGATAGCTTTTATTGCGATTTTCCTCGGTTCATCAAACTTGCGTGTACAGACACTTATAGATTGGAGTTTCTGGTCACTGCCAACAGTGGTTTCATTTCCATGGGCACCTTCTTTATCTTGGTTATATCTTACATCTTCATCCTGGTCACAGTTCGCAAGCACACCTCAGGGGGCTCATCCAAAGCCCTCTCCACTCTCTCAGCTCACATCACTGTGGTGGTCTTTTTCTTTGGTCCTTGTATTATTGTCTATGTGTGGCCATTCCCTACCTTACCCATAGATAAATTTTTAGCCATTTTTGATGCCCTTATCACTCCTTTTATGAATCCTATTATCTATACATTTAGAAATAAGGAGATGAAGGTGGCAATGAGGAGACTGTTTGGTAAGGTTTTAAGTTTCAGGAAGTGTTCCTTCATGCATAATTCAAGAAATTCAGATTCATCTTGA
- the LOC132220944 gene encoding olfactory receptor 4F6-like → MDKANDSMVSEFVFLGLSSSREIQLFLFLFSIVFYVASLMGNLLIVLAVISDPHLQSPMYFLLANLSIIDLMFCSSTAPKMIYDLLRKRKTISFVGCVAQIFFIHAVGGTEMVLLIAMAFDRYVAICKPLHYLAIMNPQRCILLLVTSWIIGLIHSVTQLAFVVNLPFCGPNELDSFFCDLPRFIKLACIETYTLEFMVTANSGFISVVSFLILIISYIFILVAVQKKSSGSSMSKALSTLSAHVTVVVLFFGPLIFFYMWPFPTSHLDKFLAIFDAVITPFLNPVIYTFRNKEMKVAMRRLCIQLRIKVS, encoded by the coding sequence ATGGACAAAGCCAATGACTCTATGGTGTCTGAGTTTGTGTTCCTGGGACTCTCCAGTTCAAGGGAGATCcagcttttcctcttcctcttttccattGTGTTCTATGTGGCAAGCCTGATGGGAAACCTCCTCATTGTGCTAGCTGTGATCTCTGACCCTCATTTACAGTCCCCCATGTACTTCCTGCTGGCCAACCTTTCCATCATCGACTTGATGTTTTGCTCGTCCACAGCTCCTAAAATGATTTATGATCTTTTAAGAAAGCGTAAAACCATCTCTTTTGTGGGCTGTGTAGCTCAGATCTTCTTTATCCATGCAGTTGGGGGTACAGAGATGGTTCTTCTCATCGCCATGGCCTTTGATAGATACGTTGCCATATGTAAGCCCCTCCACTACCTGGCCATCATGAACCCACAAAGGTGCATTTTGCTTCTAGTCACTTCCTGGATTATTGGCCTTATTCATTCAGTGACTCAATTGGCTTTTGTTGTAAACCTGCCTTTCTGTGGCCCTAATGAATTAGACAGCTTTTTTTGTGACCTTCCTCGATTTATCAAACTTGCTTGCATAGAGACTTACACATTGGAATTCATGGTTACTGCCAATAGTGGATTTATTTCTgtggtttcctttttaattttgatcATCTCTTACATCTTTATTTTGGTGGCTGTTCAGAAAAAATCTTCAGGTAGCAGTATGTCCAAGGCCCTCTCCACTCTGTCAGCTCATGTCACTGTGGTTGTTTTGTTCTTTGGGCCATTAATCTTCTTCTACATGTGGCCATTTCCCACATCACACCTGGATAAGTTCCTGGCCATCTTTGATGCAGTTATCACTCCTTTTCTAAATCCAGTCATCTATACTTTTAGGAATAAAGAGATGAAGGTGGCAATGAGGAGACTATGCATTCAGTTACGAATTAAAGTTTCTTAA